Proteins encoded within one genomic window of Papio anubis isolate 15944 chromosome X, Panubis1.0, whole genome shotgun sequence:
- the FAM156B gene encoding protein FAM156A/FAM156B, giving the protein MDPLQKRNPASPSKSSLMTAAETSQEDPASSQPSYSEQPMMGLSNLSPSPGPSQAVPLPEGLLHQRYREEKTLEERQWERLEFLQRKKAFLRHVRRRHRDHMAPYAVGREARVSPLGDRGQNRFRCECRYCQSHRPNLSGIPGESNRAPQPSSWETLVQGLSGLTLSLGTNQPGPLPEAALQPQETEEKRQRERQQESKMMFQRLLKQWLEEN; this is encoded by the coding sequence ATGGATCCACTCCAGAAACGGAATCCAGCATCACCTTCCAAATCTTCCCTGATGACAGCTGCAGAGACTTCCCAGGAAGATCCAGCGTCCTCTCAGCCTTCTTACTCAGAACAGCCGATGATGGGCCTCAGTAACCTGAGCCCCAGTCCTGGCCCCAGCCAGGCCGTGCCTCTCCCAGAGGGGCTGCTCCACCAGCGGTACAGAGAGGAGAAGACGCTGGAAGAGCGGCAGTGGGAGAGGCTGGAGTTCCTTCAGAGGAAGAAAGCGTTCCTGCGGCACGTGAGGAGGAGACACCGCGATCACATGGCCCCCTATGCTGTTGGGAGGGAAGCCAGAGTCTCCCCGTTAGGTGACCGAGGTCAGAATCGATTCCGATGTGAATGTCGATACTGCCAGAGCCACAGGCCAAATCTTTCTGGGATCCCTGGGGAGAGTAACAGGGCCCCACAACCCTCCTCCTGGGAGACGCTGGTGCAGGGCCTCAGTGGCTTGACCCTCAGCCTAGGCACCAACCAGCCCGGGCCTCTGCCCGAAGCAGCACTCCAACCACAGGAGACAGAGGAGAAGCGCCAGCGAGAGAGGCAGCAGGAGAGCAAAATGATGTTTCAGAGGCTGCTGAAGCAGTGGTTAGAGGAAAACTGA